In one window of Armatimonadota bacterium DNA:
- a CDS encoding sigma-54-dependent Fis family transcriptional regulator — MKELARILVVDDEPNICQVLSAVLRKEGYEVEVSRDGEEALTLLEKTPVDLLITDVIMNNVSGVELLQRVQAASPQTPVVMMTAYGTIKSAVDAIKLGAFDYLAKPFDMDQMKSVVRKALMQRREMRAREPLRLGNAVADDEGALGNIVGRGEWLSRVRHMITKVARSRANVLLRGESGTGKELVARAIHANSSRADRPFVPVACAALSSDLLESELFGHEKGAFTGAIAQKPGRFELADGGTLFLDEIGDISMNLQLKLLRAIQEREFERVGGTRTVHVDVRLIAATNRDLEAAVNSGAFREDLYYRLQVVEIHLPPLRDRNEDVPDLVRHFLDIYNHENDKRLTEVPEAVVEILQEYSWPGNVRELENAIEHACVLADDEMRELTLELMPPTIVRRNGKQPGIAGKGIAAELHHAPQERAQEMLSAALAAQGGDIGAAAKALDLTERAMSYYLAKHAVGTKGGRRGRTGKRQPTRRRAAAQRPGKISASAK, encoded by the coding sequence ATGAAGGAACTAGCGCGTATCCTCGTGGTTGACGACGAGCCGAATATCTGCCAGGTGCTGTCAGCGGTCCTGCGCAAGGAGGGGTATGAAGTCGAGGTCAGTCGGGATGGCGAAGAGGCGCTGACGCTGCTGGAGAAGACCCCGGTTGATTTGCTGATAACCGATGTCATTATGAATAACGTGAGCGGGGTGGAGCTTCTGCAGCGGGTACAGGCGGCGAGCCCGCAGACGCCGGTGGTGATGATGACGGCGTACGGCACGATCAAGAGTGCGGTGGATGCGATCAAGCTCGGCGCGTTCGACTACCTGGCCAAGCCGTTCGACATGGACCAGATGAAGTCGGTCGTGCGCAAGGCGCTGATGCAGCGCAGGGAGATGCGCGCTCGCGAGCCGCTACGTCTGGGGAACGCCGTCGCGGACGATGAGGGAGCGTTGGGCAATATCGTCGGGCGCGGCGAATGGCTTTCGCGCGTGCGCCACATGATAACCAAAGTGGCGCGCAGCCGCGCCAACGTGTTGCTGCGCGGCGAGAGCGGCACCGGCAAGGAACTGGTCGCCCGCGCCATACATGCGAACAGCAGTCGCGCCGATCGCCCATTCGTGCCCGTGGCCTGCGCGGCGCTCAGCTCGGACCTGCTTGAGAGCGAGTTGTTCGGCCACGAGAAGGGGGCGTTCACGGGCGCCATCGCGCAGAAGCCCGGGCGCTTCGAGCTTGCCGACGGGGGCACCCTCTTTCTCGACGAAATCGGCGACATCAGCATGAATCTGCAGCTCAAGCTGCTCCGCGCTATCCAGGAACGGGAATTCGAGCGCGTCGGCGGCACCAGAACGGTGCACGTCGATGTGCGCCTGATCGCCGCCACCAACCGCGACCTCGAGGCGGCCGTCAACTCCGGCGCGTTCCGCGAGGATCTGTATTATCGGCTTCAGGTGGTCGAGATTCACCTCCCGCCGCTGCGCGATCGCAACGAGGACGTGCCCGACCTGGTGCGCCATTTCCTGGACATCTATAACCACGAGAACGACAAGCGACTCACCGAGGTGCCGGAGGCCGTAGTCGAGATTCTTCAGGAGTACTCGTGGCCCGGCAATGTGCGTGAGTTGGAGAACGCCATCGAGCACGCGTGTGTGCTCGCCGATGACGAGATGCGGGAACTCACCCTCGAGCTGATGCCGCCGACGATCGTGAGGCGGAACGGCAAGCAGCCCGGCATCGCAGGCAAGGGCATCGCGGCTGAGCTGCACCACGCCCCGCAAGAGCGAGCGCAGGAGATGCTCTCTGCAGCGCTGGCCGCCCAAGGCGGCGATATCGGCGCAGCTGCAAAGGCGCTCGACCTGACCGAACGTGCGATGTCCTACTACCTGGCGAAGCACGCGGTGGGCACGAAGGGGGGGCGACGCGGGCGCACGGGCAAGCGCCAACCCACGCGCCGTCGAGCGGCAGCTCAGCGGCCGGGCAAAATTAGCGCATCTGCCAAGTAA
- a CDS encoding response regulator codes for MMKTPRRVLVADSDYAFARRLRIELEARGHAVEIVSDGASAVNVVKARPFDGAVVDTDLAGADAIEVLHALSDLDRALPVVMTGRRNRPEVERQAREAGALGYVAKPCPAVRIIDVLLGGPDHDGEVRPRKRPPLALASLEPGQVLVIECPGGQVQGRLSSRVMVKHPTSLAATVPCREGRDVTLPFGTRVTVGFPMPDGWYQFETYVMGATSYRGHEAVLLAQPKLVSRVQRRRYARARATFNVELEKQRQVVAGKGQDACEGGIRVLTEGALQVGSHVLCHIHQGAEQGPIVLPGTVVWTEELRDNGHRYRTGIRFAAPARAQRDRLREWVERLSRSEDHGTGANGRFDLSSPLSS; via the coding sequence ATGATGAAGACGCCGCGCCGGGTTCTGGTTGCGGATTCTGACTACGCGTTTGCGCGACGCCTGCGGATTGAGTTGGAGGCGCGAGGACACGCCGTCGAGATCGTGAGTGACGGCGCGAGCGCCGTCAACGTCGTCAAGGCGCGCCCGTTCGATGGCGCGGTGGTGGACACGGATCTCGCCGGGGCGGACGCCATTGAGGTGCTGCACGCGCTGAGCGACCTCGACCGCGCGCTGCCCGTCGTCATGACGGGCAGGCGCAACCGGCCGGAGGTCGAGCGCCAGGCCAGAGAAGCGGGGGCGCTCGGATACGTTGCGAAGCCATGCCCGGCGGTGCGAATCATTGACGTCCTGCTGGGCGGGCCCGACCACGACGGCGAAGTCAGGCCGCGCAAGCGGCCGCCGCTCGCCCTGGCGTCGCTGGAGCCGGGGCAGGTGTTGGTGATCGAATGCCCGGGGGGGCAGGTGCAGGGGAGGCTGTCAAGTAGGGTGATGGTCAAACACCCGACGTCGCTGGCAGCGACCGTGCCCTGCCGCGAGGGCAGGGACGTGACACTGCCGTTCGGCACGCGGGTGACGGTGGGCTTTCCGATGCCCGATGGATGGTATCAATTTGAGACGTACGTGATGGGGGCGACCAGCTACCGAGGACACGAAGCCGTTCTCCTGGCGCAGCCCAAACTGGTGAGCCGCGTCCAGCGGCGGCGGTATGCCCGCGCGCGCGCGACGTTCAATGTCGAACTGGAGAAGCAGCGGCAAGTCGTTGCGGGCAAGGGGCAGGACGCGTGTGAAGGCGGCATACGAGTGCTGACGGAAGGCGCCTTGCAGGTGGGCTCCCACGTCTTGTGTCATATCCACCAAGGAGCCGAGCAGGGACCGATTGTCCTCCCGGGGACGGTCGTGTGGACTGAGGAGTTGAGAGATAACGGACACCGGTATCGGACCGGCATCCGGTTCGCGGCGCCGGCTCGGGCGCAGCGCGACCGACTGCGGGAATGGGTCGAGCGATTGAGCCGGAGCGAGGATCACGGCACCGGCGCAAACGGGAGGTTCGATCTCTCCTCGCCTCTATCGAGCTGA
- the rpoN gene encoding RNA polymerase factor sigma-54, protein MRYEQRGRQVTRQKMGAKLIAAGRILEMSSMELLDRIDQELAANPALELSEDSVCPVCRCSLRGGVCLNCGLGRTDRPTAEAMVRYLSEPPLPRQRPEAAEEEPEDPYLRAESPVTLQEHLRMQVRAAMPAEDYGVADYLVANINDRGLLDCDAAEAARDVDVPLERVNSVLATIQGFEPAGVGARTPQEALLIQLRQLQEEDGKNDGCAERLIREHWHELAAHAYSKLARSLKVGLGDIEAAVEFIRSNLDPYPGRQFRVFWQHQLKNPEALQRADVIISRKVDEYVVEIVESSDFVLRISESFRELQRYVARRRRGWMSSDWKSAVDNLKRADWFIQSIKMRRRTLQAITEALVEKQRAFLDTGQEEKLQPLTQAKLASIVNKHESTVSRAVSDKFVLLPPPANRIVGFDYFFTPSLSVKSVISQLVQRESPYRPLTDRQICQILATRGFKVARRTVAKYRLALNIPSSEQRGRR, encoded by the coding sequence ATGAGATACGAGCAGCGAGGAAGGCAAGTCACGCGTCAGAAGATGGGCGCCAAGCTCATCGCGGCCGGACGCATTCTCGAGATGTCCTCGATGGAGCTTCTCGATCGCATTGATCAGGAGCTCGCGGCGAACCCGGCACTGGAGCTGTCGGAGGACAGTGTGTGCCCGGTGTGCCGCTGCTCCCTGCGGGGCGGCGTGTGCCTCAACTGCGGCCTCGGCCGCACCGACCGTCCGACCGCAGAGGCCATGGTGCGGTACCTGTCGGAGCCACCGCTGCCGCGACAGCGCCCGGAGGCCGCCGAGGAGGAACCCGAAGACCCCTACCTGCGCGCCGAAAGCCCGGTCACGCTCCAGGAGCACCTGCGCATGCAAGTGCGCGCGGCGATGCCGGCCGAGGACTACGGTGTCGCCGATTATCTGGTCGCCAATATCAACGATCGCGGTCTGCTCGATTGCGATGCGGCGGAGGCGGCCCGCGATGTGGACGTCCCGCTGGAGCGCGTCAACAGCGTGCTTGCGACCATCCAGGGGTTCGAGCCTGCGGGCGTCGGCGCGCGTACTCCGCAGGAAGCGCTGCTGATACAGCTTCGTCAACTGCAGGAGGAAGACGGCAAGAACGACGGGTGTGCGGAGCGTCTCATCCGCGAGCACTGGCACGAGCTGGCGGCCCATGCCTACAGCAAGCTCGCCCGCTCGCTGAAAGTCGGCCTCGGCGATATCGAGGCGGCGGTGGAGTTCATCCGCTCCAACCTCGACCCCTATCCCGGCAGGCAGTTCCGCGTCTTCTGGCAGCACCAGCTCAAGAACCCCGAGGCGCTGCAGCGTGCTGATGTGATCATCAGCCGCAAGGTGGACGAGTACGTCGTGGAGATCGTCGAGTCGTCGGACTTCGTCCTGCGCATCAGCGAATCGTTCCGCGAACTCCAGCGGTACGTCGCGCGACGCCGACGGGGATGGATGTCATCTGACTGGAAGAGCGCCGTTGACAACCTCAAGCGCGCCGACTGGTTCATCCAGAGCATCAAGATGCGCAGGCGCACGCTGCAAGCGATCACCGAGGCCTTAGTGGAAAAGCAACGCGCCTTCCTCGACACGGGGCAGGAGGAGAAGCTGCAACCGCTGACTCAGGCGAAGCTGGCGAGCATCGTCAACAAACACGAGTCAACGGTTAGCCGAGCGGTGTCCGACAAGTTCGTCCTCTTGCCGCCGCCCGCCAATCGGATCGTGGGCTTCGACTACTTCTTCACCCCCTCCCTCAGCGTCAAGAGCGTGATCAGCCAACTGGTTCAGCGCGAGAGTCCCTATCGCCCGCTGACCGATCGCCAGATCTGCCAAATCCTCGCGACGCGCGGGTTCAAGGTCGCGCGGCGCACCGTCGCCAAGTACCGCCTGGCGCTGAACATCCCCTCCTCGGAGCAGCGCGGGCGGCGGTAA
- a CDS encoding radical SAM protein — protein sequence MSKQQPIRLKEVACKSILSKSGLSDWTINCYAGCEHGCRYCYARYMKRFTHHPEPWGTFVDARINAPEVLERQIKRAKRGRVILSSVCDGWQPLEEKYGLSRECVRILLENGWPVGILTKSALVSRDFDLLESGEVDLGVTVSIRDERVRRIVEPEASPTEERLETLAEAARRGIEIWAFLGPFLPGVNDDEGNLAWLMRWMAELPVTHFYVDRLNFRPGVASSVRRMLEEHFPDLVEGYREIETDEEASDEFERVLYARVRKIARQHGVESKARGCE from the coding sequence GTGAGCAAGCAGCAACCGATTAGACTTAAAGAGGTGGCGTGCAAGTCAATCCTGAGCAAGTCCGGCCTATCGGACTGGACGATCAACTGCTACGCCGGATGCGAGCACGGCTGCCGGTACTGCTATGCGCGGTACATGAAACGGTTCACTCATCACCCGGAACCATGGGGCACCTTCGTGGACGCGCGCATCAACGCGCCGGAGGTGCTGGAGCGTCAGATCAAGCGGGCGAAACGCGGACGCGTGATTCTAAGTTCCGTGTGCGATGGCTGGCAGCCGTTGGAGGAGAAGTACGGGCTGAGCAGGGAGTGCGTGCGCATCTTGCTCGAAAACGGCTGGCCGGTGGGGATCCTGACGAAAAGCGCTTTGGTCAGCCGCGATTTCGATCTGCTCGAATCCGGCGAGGTCGATCTCGGCGTGACCGTTTCCATCCGGGATGAGCGGGTGCGGCGCATTGTCGAACCGGAGGCGTCGCCGACGGAAGAGCGACTGGAGACCCTGGCTGAGGCGGCGCGGCGCGGCATCGAGATCTGGGCGTTCCTCGGGCCGTTTCTTCCGGGCGTGAACGACGACGAGGGCAATCTCGCGTGGCTCATGCGCTGGATGGCCGAGCTTCCGGTGACGCATTTCTACGTTGACCGGCTGAACTTCCGGCCCGGGGTGGCGTCATCCGTGCGCCGGATGCTGGAAGAGCATTTCCCTGACCTCGTCGAGGGCTACCGCGAGATCGAGACCGACGAGGAAGCGTCGGACGAGTTCGAGCGTGTGCTCTACGCACGCGTGCGCAAGATCGCGCGGCAGCACGGCGTCGAGTCGAAGGCGCGCGGCTGCGAGTGA
- a CDS encoding HEAT repeat domain-containing protein, with translation MKSRTTSIVIMIALAAVAACALPVSAADKLIDQALADLSARDQDVNGFTFLVVGDTRHWIRFEQPETFRQIVREANALDVAFLIDVGDLLSTGYAEEPEMRRMWDGFIEVVNMSEVPFFPVVGNHDVANDMHERLWLEYAGPIWFSFDYGGCHFIAMNSDQAGYGGLISDEHFEWLRKDLANTNARHIFVFLHQPVFSNPRQWTRVHELLRRYPTRAVIAGHAHIYRELPEVDGIRYYISGGGGAEIGDDPTRGSFHHYMLVSVRGDEVHETVVRPGNVLPTDCLAGPPEQRVCLVNRLDYKQIPGLGGLMADSLSAVEDTRLVDALAQTAASGDVNARPLAIATIERLSQPALVPGLSDLARSDDAELRVAAAAALGRAGSADAIAVLADLLDSGDGELRMAAVNALGHTGAADAIEPLRGVLAADDQDLRVAAIRAIGEIGGPRGLAALRGVLASGDEQMRMTAVDAAGRLDVAGVVETLDAALRDSSPAVQDRAMQALEPRGLGHPPGAELVTVVPIPWRVAVDADEKGESEGWHTSDFDDSAWIEARTDSPWYRQDGPLRGLSDAVAWGRVRFTVDEKWSGRRIIVRVGALDEGGTIYLNGEKLLDRAAGVDTHREPFEIDVTGRLRFGEPNVLAVRAFAETTLGGVWKPVSVYTAPQ, from the coding sequence ATGAAGAGCCGCACGACGAGCATCGTCATCATGATCGCGCTTGCCGCGGTTGCCGCTTGCGCCCTGCCCGTTTCGGCCGCGGATAAGCTGATTGACCAGGCACTGGCGGATTTGAGCGCGCGCGACCAGGACGTCAACGGATTCACATTCCTCGTCGTCGGCGACACGCGCCACTGGATCCGGTTCGAGCAGCCGGAGACGTTCCGCCAGATCGTCCGCGAGGCCAACGCGCTCGATGTGGCGTTTCTGATTGATGTCGGCGACCTCCTCAGCACCGGCTACGCCGAAGAGCCGGAAATGCGCCGCATGTGGGACGGGTTCATCGAGGTCGTCAACATGTCCGAGGTGCCGTTCTTCCCGGTCGTCGGCAACCACGACGTCGCGAATGACATGCACGAGCGCCTGTGGCTGGAATATGCCGGCCCAATCTGGTTCTCGTTCGACTACGGCGGCTGCCACTTTATCGCCATGAACTCAGACCAGGCGGGTTACGGCGGGCTCATCAGCGACGAGCACTTCGAATGGCTGCGCAAGGACTTGGCGAATACCAACGCGCGCCACATCTTCGTCTTCCTCCACCAGCCGGTGTTTAGCAACCCGCGCCAGTGGACGCGCGTGCACGAACTGCTCCGGCGGTATCCGACGCGCGCGGTCATCGCCGGCCATGCTCACATTTATCGCGAGCTGCCCGAAGTGGACGGCATCCGCTACTACATCAGCGGCGGCGGCGGGGCGGAGATCGGCGACGACCCGACCCGGGGCTCGTTCCACCACTACATGCTGGTTTCCGTCCGCGGCGACGAGGTGCACGAGACGGTCGTGCGCCCGGGGAACGTTCTGCCGACCGACTGCTTGGCTGGGCCCCCGGAGCAGCGAGTCTGTCTCGTGAATCGTCTGGATTACAAGCAAATCCCTGGGCTGGGAGGACTCATGGCGGATTCGCTCAGCGCCGTGGAGGATACGCGACTGGTTGACGCACTCGCCCAAACGGCTGCTTCAGGTGACGTCAACGCCAGGCCGCTGGCCATCGCGACCATCGAGCGTCTGAGCCAGCCCGCGCTGGTGCCGGGGCTCAGCGACTTGGCGCGAAGTGACGATGCAGAGCTGCGCGTCGCGGCGGCCGCAGCGCTCGGGCGCGCCGGCAGTGCGGACGCGATCGCGGTTCTCGCCGACCTGCTTGACAGCGGGGATGGGGAACTCCGAATGGCGGCGGTCAACGCCCTGGGCCACACCGGCGCTGCGGATGCGATCGAGCCGCTGCGCGGCGTGCTCGCCGCCGACGACCAGGACCTGCGCGTAGCTGCGATCCGCGCGATCGGCGAGATCGGCGGGCCGAGGGGTCTCGCGGCGCTGCGCGGCGTGCTGGCGAGCGGGGACGAGCAGATGCGCATGACTGCGGTGGACGCCGCGGGTCGGCTCGACGTAGCGGGCGTGGTTGAGACGCTGGATGCGGCCCTGCGGGATTCGTCGCCCGCGGTTCAGGACCGCGCGATGCAGGCGCTGGAGCCGCGGGGGCTAGGTCATCCGCCGGGCGCCGAACTCGTGACGGTCGTGCCGATCCCCTGGCGCGTTGCGGTTGACGCCGATGAGAAAGGCGAATCCGAGGGATGGCACACATCCGATTTCGACGACAGCGCATGGATCGAAGCGCGCACCGACAGCCCGTGGTACAGGCAGGACGGCCCGCTGCGCGGTCTCAGCGACGCGGTCGCGTGGGGACGCGTGCGATTCACCGTTGACGAGAAGTGGAGTGGGCGGCGCATCATCGTGCGGGTCGGCGCCCTCGACGAAGGGGGTACGATCTACCTCAACGGCGAGAAGCTGCTCGACCGCGCTGCCGGCGTTGACACTCATCGCGAGCCGTTCGAGATTGACGTCACCGGCAGGCTGCGCTTTGGCGAGCCGAACGTGCTCGCGGTCCGCGCGTTCGCTGAGACGACTCTGGGCGGGGTGTGGAAGCCGGTGTCGGTCTATACCGCGCCGCAGTAG